A single genomic interval of Acidimicrobiia bacterium harbors:
- a CDS encoding ABC transporter ATP-binding protein — translation MNPELSAEKSRLNLDVLRPYLATRRGWFALAAVTIVAGVGFELWLPQILADFIDDALGTTALSKLLGLAGLYIVVGIGAQAAAITSRYAGTAIGWSVANDLRIDATTHVASLDLDYHTHTSAGALIERVDGDIDAVAKMFSHFAVQVVSGVLLLGGIFVLTFRENALAGWTVVGFTAAVVVIMFVLRGFAVAATKAERGTSAELYGFIEERLAAIEDIRANGAGEYVMRRFQSVMRRYYTRSVTAWVKRSVIWTASIGMFSLGTLLALAVGAYLVFQGQISYGVAFLIIQYMSKLEGPIEEITDQMQEVQKAAAGLGRIRELFGQWPAVQRTGTTDLPDTALTVEFDNVTFAYDSDPVLDNVSFVFAAGTHVGLLGRTGSGKSTITKLIARFYDVSSGTVSLGGWPIAEIAESSLRNRVAVITQDVQLFEGTVRDNVAMFVPDYDDHLIEDALAEIGLGPWVASLPEGIHTHLDIAGKGLSSGEAQLVALARAYVLNPGLVILDEPSSRVDPATEVALSAALDRLIEGRTAIIVAHRLATVSHVDEIMVLQDGQVIEHGHRSELAATPDSVFARLLDTARDGLIRDEVTL, via the coding sequence ATGAACCCTGAATTGAGCGCCGAGAAATCGCGCCTCAACCTCGATGTACTCCGTCCCTACCTGGCCACTCGGCGGGGTTGGTTCGCGCTCGCCGCGGTGACCATCGTTGCCGGGGTCGGTTTCGAATTATGGCTTCCACAGATCCTGGCGGATTTCATCGACGACGCCCTTGGAACCACCGCCCTGAGCAAGTTGCTCGGCCTGGCCGGCCTCTACATCGTCGTGGGGATCGGCGCCCAGGCAGCCGCGATCACCTCGCGGTACGCCGGCACGGCCATAGGATGGTCGGTCGCCAACGACCTACGAATCGACGCCACGACCCACGTCGCTTCTCTTGACCTTGACTACCACACCCACACCAGCGCCGGAGCGCTCATTGAGAGGGTTGACGGAGACATTGACGCGGTCGCCAAAATGTTCTCACACTTCGCCGTTCAAGTTGTCAGTGGCGTACTCCTGCTTGGTGGGATCTTCGTTCTGACGTTCCGCGAGAATGCTCTGGCGGGGTGGACGGTCGTGGGTTTCACCGCCGCAGTGGTCGTCATCATGTTCGTTCTGAGAGGGTTCGCCGTCGCCGCCACCAAGGCCGAGCGGGGAACCTCGGCAGAACTCTACGGATTCATCGAGGAACGACTTGCAGCCATCGAAGACATCCGCGCCAATGGCGCAGGTGAATACGTCATGCGGCGCTTCCAATCGGTCATGCGGCGCTATTACACCCGTTCCGTCACCGCCTGGGTTAAACGATCGGTGATCTGGACAGCTTCCATCGGCATGTTCTCGTTGGGAACCTTGCTGGCTCTCGCCGTTGGTGCCTACCTCGTGTTTCAGGGCCAGATCTCCTACGGCGTAGCTTTTCTGATCATCCAGTACATGTCAAAACTCGAAGGGCCGATCGAGGAAATCACCGACCAAATGCAAGAGGTCCAGAAGGCGGCAGCCGGTCTCGGTCGAATACGGGAACTCTTCGGCCAATGGCCGGCGGTCCAGCGGACCGGGACTACGGACCTTCCCGATACCGCCCTCACCGTCGAGTTCGACAACGTGACGTTTGCCTACGACAGCGACCCCGTACTCGACAACGTATCTTTTGTATTCGCGGCAGGAACACATGTCGGCCTCCTGGGGCGGACCGGAAGCGGAAAAAGCACCATCACCAAGTTGATCGCCCGCTTTTACGACGTGTCCTCGGGAACCGTATCGCTGGGCGGGTGGCCGATCGCCGAGATTGCCGAGTCGTCACTGCGCAATCGCGTGGCCGTCATCACCCAGGACGTGCAACTCTTCGAAGGGACGGTACGGGACAACGTCGCCATGTTCGTACCCGATTACGACGACCACCTCATCGAGGACGCTCTCGCAGAGATCGGTTTGGGTCCATGGGTGGCCAGCCTCCCCGAAGGGATTCACACCCATCTCGATATCGCCGGGAAAGGGTTGTCGTCCGGGGAAGCCCAACTGGTGGCACTAGCCAGGGCCTACGTCTTGAACCCGGGATTGGTCATCCTTGACGAACCGTCCTCACGCGTCGACCCGGCCACCGAAGTTGCCCTCTCGGCGGCGCTCGACCGACTGATCGAGGGTCGCACGGCCATCATCGTCGCCCATCGGCTGGCCACCGTTTCGCACGTTGACGAAATCATGGTTCTTCAGGACGGACAAGTGATCGAACACGGACATCGTTCGGAATTGGCGGCAACGCCCGACTCGGTCTTCGCTCGTCTCCTTGACACCGCCAGGGATGGCTTGATTCGAGATGAGGTCACGTTGTGA